One window of Ictalurus punctatus breed USDA103 chromosome 22, Coco_2.0, whole genome shotgun sequence genomic DNA carries:
- the rilpl2 gene encoding RILP-like protein 2 has translation MADSQDESLGPAFEKDPLELGVEDVYDISYVIGKDLFKLNSGGQEVSDLQFKIVRVLEMFEIMVSKYNLSLEELRMERDSLKGELDRVVEGSHENGNNIIGLDKLVIDMKDPNRPRFTMQELKEVLQERNQLKAQLLVAQEELQFYKSGVLPQPEPNMVEIDLGTPSSMDPPLSAPTKENKEQHKEERTTIQKLFSFRRK, from the exons ATGGCAGACTCGCAGGACGAGTCACTGGGTCCTGCTTTCGAAAAAGACCCGCTGGAACTTGGGGTTGAAGATGTTTATGACATTTCATACGTCATTGGCAAAGACTTGTTCAAATTAAACAGTGGCGGTCAGGAGGTCTCAGATTTACAATTCAAAATTGTCCGAGTTTTGGAAATGTTTGAAATAATGGTCAGCAAGTATAACCTGTCGCTGGAGGAGCTCCGGATGGAGAGGGACAGCCTGAAGGGAGAACTGGACCGAGTTGTTGAGGGTTCTCATGAAAACGGTAACAAT ATAATTGGGCTTGACAAGCTGGTGATCGATATGAAGGACCCAAACCGACCACGATTCACAATGCAGGAGTTAAAGGAGGTTCTACAGGAGAGGAACCAGCTTAAAGCACAGCTACTGGTGGCCCAGGAAGAGCTACAGTTCTATAAAAG tggtGTTTTACCTCAGCCAGAACCAAATATGGTGGAAATAGATCTGGGGACTCCTTCCTCAATGGACCCCCCACTTTCTGCTCCTACAAAGGAGAACAAAGAACAACACAAAGAGGAGAGGACTACTATTCAAAAACT GTTCTCATTTAGAAGAAAATGA